One genomic window of Holophagales bacterium includes the following:
- a CDS encoding PD40 domain-containing protein produces the protein MSPEQAEGRGVDPRSDVFSFGAVLYEMVTGRKALPAQSASATLAAVLRDEPEPPRGSPTQFPGAGKGHPSLPSQRSGKTVPVDGGPEVALEGAAGGVEPGPACDRSPPRRQGGPRPAPPPASSGLGCAGGTWRARRRTTEDAGSRRPVPLTSFTGRILWPALSPDGNQVAFAWNGEAQESFDLYVKLVGPGVPIRLTNDPGTESSPAWSPDGRQIAFLRKLAPGRTILAVMPALGGNERIVAEASSFWGISWSPDGQTLVVSRRGSAERPFALFGISLATGETRQLTRPPAEFPGVGDLSPSLSPDGRSLAFARALSLPNSEIYVLPLTKDLEPAGDPVRLTSDNTSSAQPAWTPDGKRIVFSVGGYGWEASPALKIIPASAGPGEKAQNLPGGEDGVYPTFSRTGSLVFARSLTDVNIWRLRWTGDGRAPVCSRRLHEGGSGTAILRGRHADRVHLGPLGHDPGLALRSRRNEAGPADLDRRGITSGARWSPDGERIAFLSNPDGHMDVFLTTPNGRRPERLTSSPAHDSAPSWSRTAHGSTSPRTGRTTSRSGR, from the coding sequence ATGTCCCCCGAGCAGGCCGAGGGGCGAGGCGTCGACCCGCGCTCGGACGTCTTCTCGTTCGGCGCCGTCCTCTACGAAATGGTGACCGGCCGGAAGGCCTTGCCCGCGCAGAGCGCCTCGGCGACGCTCGCCGCGGTCCTCCGGGACGAGCCGGAGCCGCCGCGAGGGTCGCCGACGCAGTTTCCCGGAGCTGGAAAGGGTCATCCATCGCTGCCTTCGCAAAGATCCGGCAAAACGGTTCCAGTCGATGGCGGACCCGAGGTGGCTCTGGAAGGAGCTGCGGGAGGGGTCGAACCCGGGCCCGCCTGCGACCGGTCTCCGCCGAGGCGGCAAGGCGGGCCGCGACCGGCGCCACCGCCAGCGTCCTCTGGTCTCGGCTGCGCTGGGGGGACCTGGCGCGCCCGCCGCCGCACCACGGAAGACGCCGGGTCGAGGCGGCCGGTCCCGCTGACGAGCTTCACCGGGCGGATCCTCTGGCCCGCACTCTCACCCGACGGGAACCAGGTCGCGTTTGCCTGGAACGGCGAGGCGCAGGAGTCCTTCGACCTCTACGTGAAGCTCGTCGGTCCTGGAGTTCCGATACGCCTGACGAACGACCCGGGTACGGAGTCGTCCCCCGCGTGGTCGCCCGACGGCCGTCAGATCGCGTTCCTCCGGAAACTGGCGCCGGGACGCACGATTCTCGCCGTGATGCCGGCGCTCGGCGGAAACGAGAGGATCGTCGCCGAGGCGTCCTCCTTCTGGGGAATCTCGTGGTCGCCGGACGGGCAGACGCTCGTCGTCTCCCGGCGCGGGTCGGCCGAACGCCCCTTCGCCCTGTTCGGCATTTCGCTGGCCACCGGCGAGACGAGGCAACTCACCCGGCCACCCGCCGAGTTCCCGGGAGTCGGGGACCTCTCGCCGAGCCTTTCGCCGGACGGCCGGAGCCTCGCGTTCGCCCGCGCCCTGAGCCTGCCCAACAGCGAGATCTACGTCCTGCCGCTCACGAAGGACCTCGAGCCGGCCGGCGATCCGGTCCGGTTGACGTCGGACAACACGAGCTCCGCACAGCCCGCGTGGACCCCGGACGGGAAGCGGATCGTCTTCTCCGTCGGCGGCTACGGGTGGGAAGCGAGCCCCGCCCTGAAGATCATCCCGGCCTCCGCCGGCCCCGGCGAGAAGGCACAGAATCTCCCCGGAGGGGAAGACGGGGTTTACCCGACGTTCTCCCGGACCGGGAGCCTCGTATTCGCCCGCTCGCTCACCGACGTGAACATCTGGCGCCTCCGCTGGACCGGGGACGGCCGGGCACCCGTCTGCTCTCGTCGTCTCCACGAGGGGGGATCTGGAACCGCAATTCTCCGCGGACGGCACGCGGATCGCGTTCACCTCGGACCGCTCGGGCACGACCCAGGTCTGGCTCTCCGAAGCCGACGGAACGAAGCCGGTCCAGCTGACCTCGATCGTCGCGGGATCACCTCGGGAGCCCGCTGGTCTCCGGACGGCGAACGGATCGCGTTCCTCTCCAATCCCGACGGCCACATGGACGTCTTCCTGACCACGCCGAACGGCCGTCGGCCGGAGCGGCTCACGTCGAGCCCGGCGCACGACTCCGCCCCGAGCTGGTCGCGGACGGCGCATGGGTCTACTTCGCCTCGGACCGGGAGGACGACTTCCAGGTCTGGAAGATGA
- a CDS encoding serine/threonine protein kinase produces the protein MEKLSHYELVEQLGEGGMGVVYKARDIRLGRFVAVKVLAPGKASDPERRARFIKEARAASALDHPNVPTVHEIGARTASTSSSPSTSREDSRAAHSEAGPPPREALRYAVPIADALAATHAAGVIHRDLKPANVMVTDAGLVKILDWPRPVRRPRARDGGEETQEILTKDGAVLGTCAYMSPEQAEGHEVDFRARTSFPSAPSSTRW, from the coding sequence ATGGAAAAACTGTCTCACTACGAGCTCGTGGAGCAGCTCGGCGAAGGTGGCATGGGCGTCGTCTACAAGGCGCGCGACATCCGCCTCGGCCGCTTCGTCGCGGTGAAGGTCCTCGCGCCCGGGAAGGCGTCCGATCCCGAGCGCCGTGCCCGCTTCATCAAGGAGGCGCGGGCCGCCTCCGCCCTCGACCACCCGAACGTCCCGACCGTCCACGAAATCGGTGCGAGGACGGCGTCGACTTCATCGTCACCGAGTACCTCCCGGGAAGACTCTCGCGCAGCTCATTCCGAAGCAGGGCCTCCGCCGCGCGAGGCTCTCCGTTACGCCGTCCCGATCGCCGACGCCCTCGCGGCGACCCACGCCGCCGGCGTCATCCACCGCGACCTCAAGCCCGCCAACGTCATGGTCACCGACGCGGGCCTCGTCAAGATCCTCGACTGGCCTCGCCCGGTTCGTCGACCCCGCGCCCGTGACGGAGGGGAGGAGACGCAGGAGATTCTGACGAAGGATGGGGCCGTCCTCGGCACCTGCGCCTACATGTCGCCGGAGCAGGCCGAGGGGCACGAGGTCGACTTTCGCGCTCGGACGTCTTTTCCTTCGGCGCCGTCCTCTACGAGATGGTGA
- a CDS encoding PD40 domain-containing protein, translated as MERRSPGLLRPLRQARERRDARATDERPDRKSCPAWSPDGRRIAFLRHPKGKRSVLAVIPALGGDEKAVPRPRPSIPGSPGRPMGSRSSCRVARRRKRGRRSSSSRPPQAG; from the coding sequence CTGGAACGGCGATCCCCCGGGCTCCTACGACCTCTACGTCAAGCTCGTGAGCGCCGGGACGCCCGTGCGACTGACGAACGACCCGACCGGAAGAGCTGTCCCGCCTGGTCTCCCGACGGCCGCCGGATCGCGTTCCTCCGCCACCCGAAGGGGAAGCGGTCGGTCCTCGCCGTGATCCCGGCGCTCGGAGGCGACGAGAAGGCCGTGCCGAGGCCCCGGCCTTCTATTCCGGGGTCTCCTGGTCGCCCGATGGGGAGTCGCTCGTCGTGTCGGGTCGCACGACGGAGGAAACGCGGCCGACGCTCCTCATCGTCCCGGCCGCCACAGGCCGGGTGA
- a CDS encoding PD40 domain-containing protein encodes MGGQVVPRILTHGDPRLPGSGREGATPPRGRGASRRRSRRKGALAFVRPINDLNIWRLPLENGRPDSPARLVASTRQDGGPNFSPDGKRITFSSDRSGSKKL; translated from the coding sequence GTGGGCGGCCAGGTGGTCCCTCGAATCCTGACTCATGGTGATCCCCGCCTCCCTGGCTCCGGGCGAGAAGGCGCGACGCCTCCTCGGGGGCGAGGGGCGAGTCGCCGACGTTCTCGGCGAAAGGGAGCCCTCGCCTTCGTTCGCCCGATCAACGACCTGAACATCTGGCGCCTCCCGCTCGAGAACGGGCGCCCGGACTCCCCCGCACGGCTCGTCGCCTCGACACGCCAGGACGGCGGACCGAACTTCTCGCCGGACGGGAAGCGGATCACCTTCAGCTCGGACCGCTCGGGGAGCAAGAAGCTCTGA
- a CDS encoding PD40 domain-containing protein, with amino-acid sequence MAAEHVSGSSWSPRRKVDPAFLEPRREPRHLPHDPGGLEPRRLTFSLAHDTHPTWSRDGAWIYFSSNREDSRQVWRMTPDADAVPVRVTSCGDAWGAYESADGRSLYVVRQRGRDAWSVWKMPVDGGEGDRDRDRSRLALVRRRDGDRHLLPHVGAPGRPAPVSPLRGRKRHAPPHAREEVRLRPSGLPRRQLRPLHDLRRGHDRADVRREVPVTGERLSHYELLERPARGHGRRYQARDAWLGRFVAVKVLLPGKASTPSAASGFVQEAKAASGL; translated from the coding sequence ATGGCCGCGGAGCACGTTTCCGGGAGCAGCTGGTCTCCCCGACGGAAAGTCGATCCTGCTTTTCTCGAACCCCGACGGGAACCTCGACATCTGCCTCACGACCCCGGCGGCCTCGAGCCCCGTCGGCTCACGTTCAGCCTCGCCCACGACACGCATCCGACCTGGTCCCGGGACGGCGCGTGGATCTACTTCAGCTCGAACCGGGAAGACAGTCGTCAGGTCTGGAGGATGACGCCCGACGCTGACGCCGTCCCCGTGCGCGTCACGTCCTGCGGAGACGCCTGGGGCGCCTACGAGTCCGCCGATGGCCGGTCCTTGTACGTCGTCCGGCAGCGCGGCCGCGACGCCTGGTCGGTCTGGAAGATGCCCGTCGACGGCGGGGAGGGGGACCGAGATCGTGACCGATCTCGCCTCGCACTGGTTCGTCGACGTGACGGCGACCGGCATCTACTACCTCACGTCGGCGCTCCCGGGAGGCCAGCTCCGGTATCACCGCTTCGCGGACGGAAGCGACACGCCCCTCCTCACGCCCGAGAAGAGGTCCGGCTTCGGCCCAGCGGCCTGCCCCGACGACAGCTGCGTCCTCTACACGACCTACGACGTGGACACGACCGAGCTGATGTACGTCGAGAGGTTCCGGTGACCGGCGAGCGGCTGTCGCACTACGAGCTCCTGGAGCGGCCGGCGAGGGGGCATGGGCGTCGCTACCAGGCGAGGGACGCCTGGCTCGGCCGATTCGTCGCGGTGAAGGTCCTCCTGCCCGGCAAGGCCTCGACCCCGAGCGCCGCCAGCGGGTTCGTGCAGGAGGCGAAGGCCGCGTCCGGGCTCTGA
- a CDS encoding PD40 domain-containing protein, whose amino-acid sequence MAWSPDGRQIAFVRTWRRDARSLAVIPALGGSERIVAEATSFGWDFGSPDGKWLVAACRDFRLTARLPCSAVSGHGRDDGSSPAARRTSWACATSRPPSPDG is encoded by the coding sequence TTGGCGTGGTCGCCTGACGGCCGCCAGATCGCGTTCGTCAGAACCTGGCGCCGGGACGCTCGGTCCCTCGCCGTGATACCGGCACTCGGCGGGAGCGAGCGGATCGTTGCCGAGGCCACGTCCTTCGGCTGGGATTTCGGGTCGCCGGACGGGAAGTGGCTCGTGGCGGCCTGTCGCGACTTCCGGCTGACCGCACGGTTGCCCTGTTCTGCGGTCTCTGGGCACGGGCGAGATGACGGTAGCTCACCGGCCGCCCGGCGGACGTCCTGGGCCTGCGCGACGAGTCGCCCGCCCTCTCCGGACGGCTGA